A region of Aliivibrio fischeri DNA encodes the following proteins:
- a CDS encoding glycosyl hydrolase family 18 protein, whose product MFKKKLGLCSAAVTLALSAPTFAAAPGQAIISWMETDFSIIEIDQAATSYKSLVTVKDFAEVPVTWDRWSGEPAEKWRVLLNGVVVHEESVSPAASQKASTTLQVRQGGQYEMTVQLCNGSGTTEECSTSAAKSIVVADTDGSHLDPLPMNVDPANGNYTTPAGMVSGAYFVEWGVYGRKFAVDQIPAQNLTHILYGFIPICGPNPSLGEIENGNSLAALNRACAGTPDYEVVIHDPWAAVQMPQPQSGHVHSTPYKGTYGQMMALKQRYPDLKIVPSIGGWTLSDPFYDFVDKSKRDIFVASVKKFLKTWKFYDGVDIDWEFPGGDGASATGGDPVNDGPAYVALMQELRAMLDELSAETGKTYELTSAIGAGYDKIEDVDYAAASQYMDYIFAMTYDFYGGWNNVVGHQTALNCGSHMSQGECDGTGLDDKGEPRKGPAYTTSNAIDLLLAQGVDAKKLVVGAAMYARGWTGVTRESMTDPTNPMTGVGNGKVAGSWEAGVIDYKDVVTRYVDKAGVEVGYDEVAQAAYAYDPSNGDLVTYDNKRSILAKGDYVRSLGLGGLFAWEIDADNGDILNAMQEGLAGDGTVTPPANKKPVANAGVDVSVIAPASVQLDGSLSSDSDGSIVSYAWTQVSGPNVTLIGADSVNPSFATDTFTQSETLQFILKVTDDKGATASDSVAVSVTVEGTEPVNNPPVAVIVAPTSVNKGDVVTLDASTSTDAENDPLTFTWVVPAGVDATVVGSQVTFTAASYPVDTPFTFSVTANDAQASDTANVTVTVLKDAGDPPVTCDNAWDASAVYTGGDQVSQAGKVWEAKWWTKGDEPSKSGEWGVWKEVGISTCN is encoded by the coding sequence ATGTTTAAAAAGAAACTTGGACTGTGCTCAGCAGCCGTAACTCTTGCCCTTTCAGCCCCAACTTTTGCGGCGGCTCCAGGGCAAGCGATCATCTCTTGGATGGAAACTGATTTTTCTATTATTGAGATCGATCAAGCAGCCACCTCATACAAAAGTCTGGTAACAGTAAAAGATTTTGCTGAAGTTCCTGTTACATGGGATCGTTGGTCTGGAGAGCCTGCTGAAAAATGGCGTGTGCTATTAAATGGTGTTGTTGTTCATGAAGAAAGTGTTTCTCCTGCGGCTTCACAAAAAGCGTCAACAACTCTACAGGTTCGTCAAGGTGGCCAGTATGAAATGACGGTGCAGCTTTGTAATGGCTCAGGTACAACTGAAGAATGTAGCACTAGTGCTGCAAAATCAATTGTAGTAGCAGATACTGACGGCAGCCATTTAGATCCATTGCCAATGAATGTCGACCCAGCAAACGGTAATTACACTACACCGGCGGGTATGGTTTCAGGTGCCTATTTTGTTGAATGGGGAGTTTATGGACGTAAATTTGCTGTAGACCAAATCCCCGCGCAAAACTTAACTCATATACTTTATGGTTTCATTCCAATTTGTGGCCCTAACCCATCGTTAGGAGAGATTGAAAATGGAAACAGCCTAGCAGCTCTTAACCGTGCGTGTGCAGGTACTCCTGATTACGAAGTAGTTATTCATGATCCATGGGCAGCGGTTCAAATGCCACAACCACAATCTGGTCACGTTCATAGTACTCCTTATAAAGGAACTTACGGCCAAATGATGGCACTTAAGCAACGCTATCCAGACCTAAAAATTGTTCCATCGATTGGTGGCTGGACATTATCTGACCCTTTCTACGATTTTGTTGATAAATCAAAACGAGATATTTTCGTTGCTTCAGTTAAAAAGTTTCTTAAAACATGGAAGTTTTATGATGGTGTAGATATTGACTGGGAATTCCCTGGTGGCGACGGTGCAAGTGCTACTGGTGGTGATCCTGTAAATGACGGCCCTGCTTATGTTGCATTAATGCAAGAGCTAAGAGCTATGCTTGATGAATTAAGTGCTGAAACAGGAAAAACCTATGAGCTAACATCAGCAATTGGTGCTGGTTATGACAAAATTGAAGATGTTGACTACGCTGCTGCATCACAATACATGGACTATATCTTTGCAATGACATACGACTTCTACGGCGGTTGGAATAACGTTGTAGGTCACCAAACTGCACTGAATTGTGGCTCACATATGTCTCAAGGTGAATGTGACGGTACTGGTCTTGATGATAAAGGTGAACCGAGAAAAGGACCTGCATACACAACAAGTAATGCGATCGATTTGTTATTAGCTCAAGGTGTTGATGCTAAGAAGCTGGTTGTTGGTGCTGCTATGTATGCACGTGGTTGGACAGGTGTTACACGCGAAAGTATGACAGATCCAACAAATCCTATGACAGGTGTTGGTAACGGTAAAGTGGCAGGTTCATGGGAAGCTGGCGTTATCGATTATAAAGATGTGGTAACTCGCTACGTAGATAAAGCTGGTGTTGAAGTTGGTTATGATGAAGTAGCTCAAGCGGCTTACGCTTATGATCCAAGCAATGGTGATTTAGTTACTTATGACAATAAAAGATCGATTTTAGCTAAAGGGGACTATGTTCGTTCATTAGGCTTAGGTGGTCTATTTGCATGGGAAATCGATGCTGACAATGGTGACATTCTAAATGCAATGCAAGAAGGTCTTGCTGGTGATGGTACAGTTACGCCTCCTGCAAACAAAAAACCTGTCGCTAATGCTGGTGTAGATGTTTCAGTTATTGCACCTGCATCTGTACAACTTGACGGTTCATTATCCTCGGATAGCGATGGTTCGATTGTTTCTTATGCATGGACACAAGTTTCTGGACCTAACGTAACACTAATTGGCGCAGATTCAGTTAACCCAAGCTTTGCTACTGATACTTTTACTCAATCTGAAACACTTCAATTCATACTAAAAGTAACAGACGATAAAGGGGCTACTGCATCTGATTCAGTCGCAGTATCAGTAACCGTTGAAGGAACAGAACCGGTAAATAACCCACCAGTAGCCGTTATTGTTGCTCCAACATCAGTAAATAAAGGCGATGTGGTTACGCTTGATGCATCCACATCAACTGATGCAGAGAATGATCCGTTAACATTCACATGGGTAGTTCCTGCAGGTGTTGATGCAACTGTTGTTGGTTCTCAGGTTACCTTTACAGCGGCCTCTTACCCTGTTGATACACCTTTTACTTTCTCTGTCACAGCAAATGATGCTCAAGCATCAGACACAGCAAATGTTACTGTTACTGTACTTAAAGATGCTGGTGATCCACCAGTAACTTGTGATAACGCATGGGATGCTTCAGCAGTCTATACTGGAGGTGACCAAGTTTCTCAAGCTGGTAAAGTATGGGAAGCGAAATGGTGGACAAAAGGTGATGAACCATCAAAATCTGGTGAATGGGGAGTATGGAAAGAAGTCGGTATTTCTACTTGTAACTAA
- a CDS encoding thymidine kinase — translation MAQMYFYYSAMNAGKSTTLLQSSFNYQERGMNPAIFTAAIDDRYGVGKVSSRIGLHAEAHLFNKETNVFDAIKELHEAEKLHCVLIDECQFLTKEQVYQLTEVVDKLNIPALCYGLRTDFLGELFEGSKYLLSWADKLVELKTICHCGRKANMVIRTDEHGVAIADGDQVAIGGNELYVSVCRRHYKEALGK, via the coding sequence GTGGCACAAATGTATTTTTATTACTCTGCAATGAATGCAGGGAAATCAACAACACTTCTTCAATCATCATTTAACTATCAAGAACGCGGTATGAATCCTGCTATTTTTACGGCAGCGATTGATGATCGTTATGGTGTTGGTAAAGTAAGTTCTCGAATTGGTTTACATGCAGAAGCACACTTGTTTAATAAAGAAACGAATGTATTCGATGCAATTAAAGAGTTGCATGAAGCAGAAAAACTTCATTGTGTTTTAATTGATGAATGTCAGTTTTTAACGAAAGAACAAGTATATCAACTGACAGAAGTCGTTGATAAATTAAATATCCCAGCACTTTGTTATGGCTTACGAACTGACTTTTTAGGAGAGCTATTTGAGGGAAGTAAATATTTACTTTCTTGGGCTGATAAATTGGTTGAACTAAAAACCATTTGCCACTGTGGACGTAAAGCAAACATGGTGATTCGTACGGATGAGCATGGTGTAGCTATTGCGGATGGGGATCAAGTTGCTATCGGTGGTAATGAGCTGTACGTTTCAGTATGTCGACGCCATTATAAAGAAGCGCTAGGTAAATAG
- the cysS gene encoding cysteine--tRNA ligase yields MLKIYNSLTRQKEEFKPITEGKVGMYVCGVTIYDLCHIGHGRTFVSFDVISRYLRFLGYDLTFVRNITDIDDKIIKRAAENGETCDALTERLIADMHADFDALNMKRPDVEPRATEYIKEIIALVERLIERGFAYVASNGDVMFEVKKYDEYGRLSRQDLEQLQAGSRVTLEEASVKRSGMDFVLWKMSKPGEPTWESPWGPGRPGWHIECSAMNSSILGDHFDIHGGGSDLMFPHHENEIAQSCCAHDTPYVNTWMHSGMVMVDREKMSKSLGNFFTIRDVLAHYDSETVRYFLMSGHYRSQLNYSEENLNQARASLERLYTSLRGLDLSVTPAGGEEFVGRFSTAMNDDFNTPEAYSVLFEMAREVNRLKTENIDTASKLGALMRELADVLGLLSQEPEAFLQGGSSNDDVAEIEALIKARNDARAAKDWAAADAARDAIAALNIVLEDGPEGTTWRRK; encoded by the coding sequence ATGTTGAAAATATATAACTCACTTACACGTCAAAAAGAAGAATTTAAGCCAATTACCGAAGGTAAAGTCGGTATGTATGTGTGTGGGGTTACCATTTACGATTTGTGTCATATCGGTCACGGTCGTACATTTGTCTCTTTTGATGTTATTTCTCGTTATTTACGTTTTCTTGGTTACGATTTAACTTTTGTTCGTAACATCACAGATATTGATGACAAAATCATTAAACGTGCCGCTGAAAATGGTGAAACATGTGATGCATTAACTGAGCGTTTGATTGCTGACATGCATGCTGATTTTGATGCGTTAAACATGAAACGCCCAGATGTGGAACCTCGTGCAACAGAGTACATTAAAGAAATCATTGCATTGGTTGAGCGATTAATTGAGCGTGGCTTTGCTTATGTGGCATCGAATGGCGATGTAATGTTCGAAGTGAAAAAATACGATGAATATGGTCGTCTTTCTCGTCAAGATCTTGAGCAACTTCAAGCTGGTTCCCGTGTTACATTAGAAGAAGCAAGTGTAAAACGTAGCGGAATGGATTTTGTTTTATGGAAGATGTCAAAACCAGGTGAACCAACATGGGAATCTCCATGGGGACCAGGCCGTCCAGGTTGGCACATTGAATGTTCAGCAATGAACTCATCTATTCTTGGTGATCATTTTGATATTCACGGTGGTGGTTCTGATTTGATGTTCCCGCACCATGAAAATGAAATTGCTCAATCTTGCTGCGCACATGATACACCATACGTAAATACTTGGATGCACAGTGGAATGGTGATGGTTGATCGTGAGAAAATGTCTAAGTCATTAGGTAATTTCTTTACTATTCGTGACGTTCTTGCTCATTACGATTCAGAAACGGTTCGTTATTTCTTAATGTCTGGTCACTACCGTAGCCAATTAAACTACAGTGAAGAGAATCTAAATCAAGCTCGTGCATCACTAGAGCGTTTATACACATCGCTACGTGGTCTTGATCTATCAGTGACTCCTGCTGGTGGTGAAGAGTTTGTTGGTCGTTTCTCTACAGCGATGAATGATGATTTTAATACACCAGAAGCGTATTCAGTATTATTTGAAATGGCTCGCGAAGTGAACCGTCTTAAAACTGAAAATATAGATACTGCATCTAAATTAGGTGCATTAATGCGTGAACTAGCTGATGTATTAGGTTTATTATCACAAGAGCCTGAAGCATTCTTACAAGGTGGAAGCAGCAATGATGATGTTGCGGAAATCGAAGCGTTAATTAAAGCGCGTAATGATGCTCGTGCAGCAAAAGATTGGGCAGCAGCAGATGCCGCTCGTGATGCGATTGCTGCATTAAATATTGTATTAGAAGATGGCCCTGAAGGAACAACGTGGCGTCGTAAGTAA
- a CDS encoding peptidylprolyl isomerase — protein sequence MIILHTSFGDITVKLHEDKAPATCANFLQYCKDGFYDNTLFHRVIDGFMVQGGGMTSGLEEKTGRATIKNEANNGLSNKVGTLAMARTMEPHSASSQFFINVNDNKFLDFKSESLDGWGYCVFAEVVEGMDVVNKIKGVATGNYGYVHQDVPVEEVFITGTTITE from the coding sequence ATGATCATCCTACATACATCATTTGGTGACATCACAGTTAAACTTCACGAAGACAAAGCACCAGCAACTTGTGCTAACTTCCTACAATACTGTAAAGATGGTTTCTACGACAACACTCTTTTCCACCGTGTAATTGATGGTTTTATGGTTCAAGGTGGCGGCATGACTTCTGGTCTTGAAGAAAAAACTGGCCGTGCAACTATCAAAAACGAAGCAAATAATGGCCTAAGCAACAAAGTAGGTACATTAGCAATGGCTCGTACTATGGAACCGCATTCAGCAAGTTCTCAATTCTTCATCAACGTTAACGACAACAAATTCCTAGATTTCAAATCTGAATCTCTAGATGGTTGGGGTTACTGTGTGTTTGCTGAAGTGGTTGAAGGCATGGACGTTGTAAACAAAATCAAAGGTGTTGCTACTGGTAACTACGGTTACGTACACCAAGATGTTCCTGTTGAAGAAGTATTCATCACAGGCACAACAATCACAGAATAA
- the lpxH gene encoding UDP-2,3-diacylglucosamine diphosphatase: MTILFISDLHLSPLRPDITDCFIDFMQNEAIHAEKLYVLGDLFEFWIGDDDNSPFNVSIKNEFKALTEKGVKCYFIQGNRDFLLNKRFCKETGVELLDDHTVIELDGEKVLIMHGDTLCIDDIKYQEFRAKVHKPWLQWVFNRIPLFIRQRIVKNVQDKIKEKKQTKTLCIMDVTQSEVERVMQEEGVQRLIHGHTHRPDTHTFISNNKEMTRIVLGDWYSQGSILEYSDKIYSLHKKEFK, from the coding sequence ATGACTATCTTATTTATTTCTGATCTTCACTTATCCCCTCTTCGCCCTGACATCACGGACTGTTTTATTGATTTTATGCAGAATGAAGCCATTCATGCTGAAAAACTCTATGTATTAGGTGACTTATTTGAGTTTTGGATTGGTGATGATGATAATTCTCCATTTAATGTTTCAATCAAAAATGAGTTTAAGGCATTAACGGAAAAAGGAGTCAAATGTTACTTTATTCAAGGTAATAGAGATTTCCTGCTTAATAAACGCTTTTGTAAAGAAACAGGAGTTGAACTTTTAGATGATCACACGGTTATCGAACTTGATGGTGAAAAAGTTCTTATTATGCACGGTGATACCTTGTGCATTGATGATATAAAATACCAAGAATTTAGAGCTAAAGTGCACAAACCATGGCTTCAATGGGTCTTCAACCGAATTCCACTTTTCATTCGCCAGCGTATAGTAAAAAACGTTCAGGATAAGATTAAAGAGAAAAAACAAACTAAAACTCTGTGCATCATGGATGTTACTCAAAGTGAAGTTGAACGTGTAATGCAAGAAGAAGGTGTTCAACGTCTTATTCATGGACATACTCACCGACCAGATACGCATACCTTTATCAGCAATAATAAAGAGATGACTCGCATTGTATTAGGTGACTGGTATAGCCAAGGTTCAATTCTTGAGTATTCAGATAAAATCTACTCACTTCACAAAAAAGAGTTTAAATAA
- a CDS encoding HDOD domain-containing protein, with translation MYTYVARQPILDLSKNTIGYELLFRDGPKNTFPLVEAEEATSRLLSDHFLSSYCNATNDKLGFVNFPQQSLLNLVPTLFNPDNLVVEILEDCIPSPELLVAIKRLAKLGYKLALDDFEPNPDWTPFLPYIDIIKFDMRTMPILKAKLFIRHCEKYNIKFLAEKVETYEEFEQAKEAGFTYFQGYFFSKPEMLQQRAIQPNQLAIIQLYQEISAPSVDFNTVEKYITQDVSLSYKLLRFVNSSSIIDKPITSFKQALVYLGETKLRQFVSLVAVAHATQHKPQSLYTLSIHRARLCELIVTKTDIELEPSQAFLVGLFSLLEPLLDQPLETLIQHLPISIEIKQALTDRKGLLGKLILAIESYEKADWSVVAECCRALNITEKEFTACYKESAKWVDEIAK, from the coding sequence ATATACACATATGTTGCTCGTCAACCAATCTTAGACCTAAGTAAAAATACGATTGGTTACGAATTATTATTTCGAGACGGTCCAAAAAACACTTTTCCACTTGTTGAAGCAGAAGAAGCAACGAGCCGACTTTTATCCGATCATTTTTTAAGCTCATACTGCAATGCAACAAATGATAAATTAGGCTTTGTTAATTTCCCTCAACAAAGCTTATTAAATCTAGTTCCTACGCTTTTTAATCCAGATAACTTAGTAGTTGAAATACTAGAAGACTGCATTCCAAGTCCTGAATTATTAGTAGCAATTAAACGTCTTGCCAAGCTAGGTTACAAACTTGCTCTTGATGATTTTGAGCCAAACCCAGATTGGACCCCTTTTCTACCGTACATTGATATCATCAAGTTTGATATGCGTACAATGCCAATTCTAAAAGCAAAGTTATTCATTCGTCATTGTGAGAAATACAATATTAAGTTTTTAGCTGAGAAAGTAGAAACTTACGAAGAATTTGAGCAGGCAAAAGAAGCAGGCTTTACTTATTTCCAAGGCTATTTTTTCAGTAAACCTGAAATGCTTCAGCAACGAGCAATTCAACCAAATCAACTTGCGATTATTCAGTTATACCAAGAGATCTCTGCACCTAGTGTCGATTTCAATACCGTAGAAAAATACATCACTCAAGATGTTTCACTTTCTTATAAACTGCTGCGATTTGTTAATTCATCTTCTATTATTGACAAGCCAATCACCTCTTTTAAGCAAGCATTAGTCTATTTGGGTGAAACTAAGCTTCGTCAATTTGTATCATTAGTCGCTGTTGCTCATGCAACTCAACACAAACCGCAATCTCTATACACGTTATCAATCCACCGTGCTAGATTGTGTGAATTAATCGTAACTAAAACGGATATTGAATTAGAACCAAGCCAAGCTTTTTTAGTTGGACTGTTTTCTTTACTTGAGCCTTTACTAGATCAACCGCTTGAAACACTGATTCAGCATTTACCTATTTCTATTGAAATAAAACAAGCGCTCACTGACCGTAAAGGATTATTAGGAAAGCTGATATTAGCCATCGAGAGCTATGAAAAAGCAGATTGGAGCGTCGTAGCCGAATGTTGTCGAGCTCTAAATATTACAGAAAAAGAATTTACCGCTTGTTATAAAGAATCTGCCAAATGGGTAGATGAGATAGCAAAATAG
- a CDS encoding YchJ family metal-binding protein: MSKSNHCPCGTKKNYSVCCEPIHNNHSLAITPELLMRSRYSAHVKELVQYIIDTYHPSCNAEEFREGIIDSVELDWRKLKVIASSLSKENANEGFVTFKAIYSEDGQLHQLKECSRFVKEDGKWFYIDGDVE, from the coding sequence ATGTCAAAATCAAATCATTGCCCTTGCGGTACAAAAAAAAATTATTCTGTTTGTTGTGAGCCTATTCATAACAATCATTCACTAGCGATAACGCCTGAACTTTTAATGCGATCTCGTTACAGTGCTCATGTTAAAGAATTAGTGCAATATATTATTGATACCTACCACCCTTCTTGTAATGCGGAAGAGTTTAGAGAAGGTATTATTGACTCTGTAGAGTTAGATTGGCGTAAACTTAAAGTTATCGCTTCTTCATTATCAAAAGAAAATGCTAATGAAGGTTTTGTGACATTTAAAGCGATCTATTCAGAAGATGGTCAATTGCATCAATTAAAAGAATGCTCTCGCTTTGTTAAAGAAGATGGTAAGTGGTTCTATATTGATGGTGATGTAGAGTAA
- a CDS encoding sodium-dependent transporter has protein sequence MSASTKPRDNWGSKLGFVMAAAGSAVGLGNIWKFPYTAGDNGGGAFVAIYLFFVIFIGFSVMLTEFAIGRRTQKSAVGAFKSTDRRWTFAGVIGVTSGLLIMGFYPVVGGWAIAYIAKVGTGLLNAPEAIGDSFGGFISDPIQPLMWMAFYLFLNIVIVMKGISGGIEKAGKILMPLLFIILIIVSVKGLMLPGSMAGLEFLFSPDFSKIDSNVILAALGQAFFSLSLGMGCMMTYGSYLKKKENLVQTTAMVTAMDTGVAILAGVAMFPAMFAFGMAPTAGPGLVFVVVPQLFAEMGGIIGLLLALMFFIGLSVAALTSSVSLLEVVVSYLIDEKGLSRVKAVITASSVMAVLCIFASLSLGGVGPTLFDTGAFDIFDLLTDKIFLAVGGMLVCIFAGWRLKREDLEDEITNGGEVKFPLFGLWYVLVKFIIPVAIAIVAFMGISSGFDSGKGAIMLLGVGIIAGAALISKKF, from the coding sequence ATGAGCGCTTCTACGAAGCCCCGCGACAATTGGGGTTCAAAGTTAGGGTTTGTCATGGCGGCAGCAGGATCAGCTGTTGGCCTTGGTAATATTTGGAAGTTTCCATATACAGCTGGAGATAATGGTGGTGGTGCATTTGTTGCTATCTATCTGTTCTTCGTTATTTTTATCGGTTTTAGTGTGATGTTGACTGAGTTTGCTATTGGTCGTCGAACACAAAAATCAGCAGTAGGTGCTTTTAAATCTACAGATCGCCGTTGGACCTTTGCTGGTGTCATCGGTGTAACAAGTGGTCTATTGATCATGGGTTTCTACCCTGTAGTAGGTGGTTGGGCAATTGCTTACATTGCTAAAGTTGGTACGGGCTTATTAAACGCTCCAGAAGCAATTGGTGATAGTTTTGGTGGATTTATTTCTGATCCAATTCAACCGTTAATGTGGATGGCTTTTTATCTATTTTTAAATATCGTCATTGTAATGAAAGGTATTTCTGGCGGTATTGAGAAAGCAGGTAAAATATTAATGCCATTGCTTTTCATTATCCTGATTATTGTTTCAGTAAAAGGGTTAATGCTTCCTGGTTCAATGGCGGGCCTTGAGTTTTTATTTAGTCCTGACTTTTCAAAAATTGATAGTAACGTTATTTTGGCTGCTTTAGGCCAAGCCTTTTTCTCATTATCTTTAGGTATGGGTTGTATGATGACGTACGGTTCTTATTTGAAGAAAAAAGAAAATCTAGTACAAACAACAGCAATGGTTACAGCAATGGATACCGGTGTCGCAATCCTTGCTGGTGTAGCAATGTTCCCTGCAATGTTTGCATTTGGTATGGCACCAACAGCAGGGCCGGGTCTTGTATTTGTTGTGGTACCTCAGCTATTTGCTGAAATGGGCGGAATTATCGGTCTTCTTTTAGCTCTTATGTTCTTTATTGGTTTAAGTGTTGCAGCACTGACATCTTCTGTTTCTTTATTAGAAGTTGTTGTGTCTTACTTAATTGATGAAAAAGGGTTATCACGTGTTAAAGCGGTGATTACAGCAAGTTCGGTAATGGCTGTTCTATGTATCTTTGCTTCTCTATCTTTAGGTGGCGTTGGACCAACATTATTTGATACTGGTGCCTTTGATATTTTTGACTTGTTAACAGATAAAATCTTCTTAGCCGTTGGCGGTATGTTGGTATGTATCTTTGCAGGTTGGAGATTGAAACGTGAAGATCTAGAAGATGAGATCACTAATGGTGGTGAAGTGAAATTCCCATTATTTGGTCTATGGTATGTTTTAGTTAAGTTTATCATCCCTGTGGCAATCGCAATTGTTGCATTTATGGGGATTTCATCAGGATTTGATAGTGGTAAAGGCGCTATTATGTTGCTTGGTGTAGGTATTATTGCAGGTGCTGCACTGATATCGAAAAAATTCTAA
- the moeA gene encoding molybdopterin molybdotransferase MoeA codes for MDCCATQGLIPVETALETLLSQVSPVSNTHSLALADAIGFVLAEDIRSPINVPPFANSAMDGYAVRIADLEQSLTLPVAGKSFAGIPFEGEWQPQTTIRIMTGAKIPEGCDAVIMQELTTETDAGITFELNLADVKPQANIRPIGDDVSQGQTVLAKGHRLTPRDIPLIASLGINDIPVVDKPKVAFFSTGDELKPLGQPLEDGQIYDSNRYGIKVLIERFGCEAIDLGIIPDCPETLKEVFLKADKEADVVITSGGVSVGEADYTKDILDELGQIGFWKLAIKPGKPFAFGQLPNSYFCGLPGNPVSAMLTMYVLVQPMLAKLAGHTKWEAPKSIPAKATSTFKKHPGRTDYQRGIYSINEQGQFEVSTTGNQGSGAFSSMSIANCFVVLERERGRVEAGETVNIELFNASLY; via the coding sequence ATGGATTGCTGCGCAACTCAAGGTTTAATTCCAGTAGAAACCGCTTTAGAAACCTTATTATCTCAAGTTTCTCCGGTATCAAATACCCATTCTTTAGCTCTTGCTGATGCAATTGGCTTTGTATTAGCTGAAGATATTCGTTCTCCTATTAATGTTCCTCCATTTGCTAACTCGGCAATGGATGGCTATGCGGTACGTATTGCTGATTTAGAGCAGTCATTAACTTTACCTGTTGCTGGTAAATCTTTTGCAGGCATTCCTTTTGAAGGTGAATGGCAGCCACAAACCACTATTCGTATTATGACTGGCGCAAAAATCCCTGAGGGTTGCGATGCTGTCATTATGCAAGAGCTAACCACTGAAACAGATGCAGGTATTACCTTCGAATTAAACCTTGCTGATGTAAAACCGCAAGCAAACATCCGTCCTATTGGCGACGATGTATCTCAAGGCCAAACTGTGCTAGCTAAAGGTCACCGTTTAACACCACGTGATATCCCGTTAATTGCATCATTAGGTATTAATGATATTCCCGTAGTAGATAAGCCAAAAGTTGCTTTCTTCTCTACTGGTGATGAACTTAAACCTCTTGGTCAACCACTAGAAGATGGTCAAATCTACGACAGTAATCGCTACGGTATTAAAGTATTAATTGAACGTTTTGGTTGTGAAGCGATCGATCTTGGTATTATCCCTGACTGCCCAGAAACTCTAAAAGAAGTATTCCTAAAAGCAGATAAAGAAGCCGATGTGGTAATTACTTCTGGCGGTGTAAGTGTTGGCGAGGCGGATTATACTAAAGATATTTTGGATGAATTAGGTCAGATCGGCTTTTGGAAATTAGCCATTAAACCAGGCAAACCTTTTGCTTTTGGTCAATTACCAAATTCTTACTTCTGTGGTTTACCTGGAAACCCAGTATCGGCAATGTTAACCATGTATGTGCTTGTACAGCCAATGCTTGCAAAGCTTGCGGGCCATACAAAGTGGGAAGCACCAAAATCAATTCCTGCAAAAGCAACATCTACATTTAAAAAACACCCTGGCCGTACTGACTACCAACGTGGTATTTATTCTATTAATGAACAAGGTCAATTTGAGGTATCGACGACCGGTAATCAAGGTTCTGGTGCCTTCAGTTCAATGAGTATTGCCAATTGTTTTGTTGTATTAGAGCGTGAACGTGGCCGCGTTGAAGCAGGTGAAACAGTTAACATCGAACTTTTCAACGCATCACTATACTAA
- the moeB gene encoding molybdopterin-synthase adenylyltransferase MoeB, producing MSELTDNEMLRYNRQIILRNFDFDGQEALKASSILIIGAGGLGCASSQYLAAAGVGTLTLVDDDTVELSNLQRQVLHCDETIGVKKVVSAKMALNRINPNCHINTVDKRLSDDELRSFITSHDLVLDGTDNVDTRNQLNRLCHESKTPLVSGAAIRMEGQVSVYTYQDDEPCYQCLSSLFGQQALTCVEAGVMSPVVGIIGSVQALEAIKVLTNYGQPLISKLLILDALSMNWREMKLAKMPNCSVCSH from the coding sequence ATGAGTGAATTAACTGATAATGAAATGCTTCGCTATAACCGTCAGATCATCTTACGTAATTTTGATTTTGATGGCCAAGAAGCATTAAAAGCAAGCTCCATACTGATCATTGGTGCGGGAGGTCTGGGTTGCGCATCCAGTCAATATTTAGCCGCAGCGGGGGTTGGTACTCTAACGCTTGTTGATGATGACACCGTTGAGCTTTCAAACCTGCAACGTCAGGTATTACACTGTGATGAAACCATCGGTGTAAAGAAAGTTGTGTCAGCTAAAATGGCGTTAAATCGAATTAACCCTAATTGCCACATCAACACTGTAGATAAGCGTCTATCTGATGACGAGTTGCGCTCATTCATTACATCTCATGATCTAGTACTTGATGGTACTGATAATGTTGATACACGTAACCAATTAAACCGCTTATGCCACGAATCGAAGACACCATTGGTTTCTGGTGCAGCGATTCGTATGGAAGGCCAAGTAAGTGTTTATACGTATCAAGATGATGAGCCTTGCTACCAATGCTTAAGCAGTTTATTTGGGCAACAAGCATTGACCTGTGTTGAAGCAGGAGTAATGTCTCCTGTTGTCGGTATTATTGGTTCTGTTCAAGCATTAGAAGCGATAAAAGTATTAACTAACTATGGTCAACCTTTAATCAGCAAACTTCTTATTCTTGATGCCCTATCGATGAATTGGCGAGAAATGAAATTGGCTAAAATGCCTAATTGCTCAGTTTGCAGTCATTAA